From one Prochlorococcus marinus str. MIT 0912 genomic stretch:
- the crtL gene encoding lycopene beta cyclase, translated as MKLNNSADVLVMGAGPAALCITAELVQQGLNVQAIASKSPLEPWPNTYGIWASELESLNMQELLKYRWKDTVSFFGDGLSKKGNNFTNHSLDYGLFNSINFQEALLKRCNGLSWQVETVKNIDFGEKETVVICSSGEKYFARIVIDASGYKTPFIKRPKHDHIAKQAAYGVVGKFSAPPVEKNRFVLMDFRSDHLNANELEEPPSFLYAMDLGDGSYFVEETSLACAPPVSFESLKARLNSRLSNKGIQIEEIIHEEHCLFPMNLPLPYRDQPLLAFGGSASMVHPASGYLVGSLLRRAPSLARELAKVIKKDPLMPTSYIARRGWKTLWTSELVQRHRLYQFGLQRLMSFDECLLRSFFDTFFKLPKKDWYGYLTNTLPLPRLFIVMLRLFYIAPSKVRLGMIGLLIKKIEKT; from the coding sequence TTGAAATTGAATAACTCTGCTGATGTATTAGTTATGGGAGCAGGACCAGCTGCTCTTTGCATCACTGCTGAGCTGGTTCAACAAGGACTGAATGTTCAGGCAATAGCTTCTAAGTCTCCTTTAGAACCTTGGCCAAATACTTATGGGATTTGGGCATCTGAACTTGAGTCTTTAAATATGCAGGAATTATTGAAATATAGATGGAAAGATACTGTTAGTTTTTTTGGAGATGGATTAAGTAAAAAGGGTAATAATTTTACAAATCATTCTCTTGACTATGGCCTTTTCAATTCTATTAATTTTCAGGAGGCTCTTCTTAAGAGATGCAATGGACTTTCTTGGCAAGTAGAAACTGTCAAAAATATTGATTTTGGTGAAAAAGAAACCGTTGTTATTTGTTCTTCAGGGGAAAAATATTTCGCTAGGATCGTTATTGATGCCAGTGGTTACAAAACTCCTTTTATTAAAAGACCTAAACATGATCACATAGCTAAGCAGGCGGCGTATGGAGTAGTTGGAAAATTTAGTGCGCCCCCCGTTGAGAAGAATCGTTTCGTATTGATGGATTTTAGATCAGACCATTTAAATGCCAACGAATTGGAAGAGCCACCTTCTTTCCTTTATGCTATGGACTTGGGAGATGGGAGTTATTTTGTAGAAGAAACCTCTTTAGCATGTGCGCCTCCAGTTTCATTTGAATCATTAAAAGCAAGGTTGAATTCACGACTATCCAATAAAGGCATTCAAATTGAGGAAATTATCCATGAAGAGCATTGTCTTTTCCCCATGAACTTGCCATTGCCTTATAGAGATCAACCTCTTTTGGCCTTTGGGGGCTCTGCAAGCATGGTTCATCCTGCTTCAGGATATCTTGTTGGATCCCTTTTAAGGAGAGCACCCTCATTAGCAAGGGAGTTAGCGAAAGTTATAAAAAAAGATCCTCTTATGCCAACATCTTATATAGCCCGAAGAGGATGGAAAACCTTATGGACATCTGAATTGGTTCAAAGACATCGTCTTTATCAGTTTGGTCTTCAAAGACTAATGAGCTTTGATGAATGTTTATTAAGATCCTTTTTTGATACTTTTTTTAAATTACCCAAGAAAGATTGGTACGGATATCTAACTAATACTCTTCCTTTGCCAAGATTATTTATTGTTATGCTCAGATTGTTTTATATTGCCCCATCTAAAGTTAGATTAGGAATGATTGGCTTGCTAATAAAAAAAATTGAAAAAACTTAG